In the bacterium genome, AAACTCGAGGATGTCGCCATCCTCTACATGATGATCGGCCGGAACGCGTGTGCCATCCAGCGCCGGTTTCACGCGGCTCCAGATGCGCGCGAATTGCAGCCGTTCGGCGATGTCCTTGTGAATCGCGCGCGCGGCATCGGCCACCATCGCCTGATGCGGCAACAGGATCGGATCCTCAAGATCGGGCTTCTGCCCGGGCGCCTTGGTGTAGACACGCATCAATTCCAGGAGCGCAAACGCGCGCGCCAGAAAATCATCCAGCCCGGCGCGGGTCGGGATCGCGATCGGGACAATTGCCGCGCGGTTGCCAATGGTATCGCGCAACAGATCGAGCCGTGTCGCGGCATCGGGCAGATCCATGCCGGTGGCGGCAATCAGGGTCTTCTTCTCCAGCGCGGTCGGAAAGCGCGGATCGGGCGCGACCAGCCCGGCCAGGCGCACCTTGCCCTCATGCACACGGTGGATCACATATTCGTAACGCTCCAGCAGGTCATCGTCGCCCAGCGACAGCACCAGCACGCCGGCATCGGCGGTGCGGATCAGATTGAAGACATAGCTCTCGCAGTATTCCGGCGCGATCGAAGGCGTGTCGATCAACTGCAATTTCACATTCTCCCAACGGGCCATGCCCGGCGACGGCTTGCGCGTGGCAAAGGGCCACTCGGTGATCTCAACATGGGCGTTGGTCAACGCGCCAATGATACTCGACTTGCCGCCATTGGGCGGTCCAAAGAGGACAAACTGCCCGGCTCCTTCGCGCGGGATATGATCCGGGGCGGCATGTTTGGCGCCGCTGGGTTTCTTCGCGCCTTCAAGCTGGGCCTTCAGCTTTGAAATCTTTGCTTTCAGCTCTCCTTGCAGGTGATTGGTGCCCTTGTGCTTGGGGATCTCCCGCAACATCTCCTGCAGGAGTTCCAGGCGCCGTCCGAGGTCTTTTTCCTGACGGTACTCCTCCTCGAGTTTCTGGTACTGGGGCGGAAGATTCGCCGGCATGACACTCCATTATACGAACGAGAACGGGCCGACCCAAGGGCCGACCCGTGCGGGGATTTCAAGATTTCGGAGGCATCAACGTGGCTCGTCGGGCGGCGGACCATCGGAACCGGGGCCTTCCGGCGGCGGGCCATCGAAGCG is a window encoding:
- a CDS encoding GTPase — translated: MPANLPPQYQKLEEEYRQEKDLGRRLELLQEMLREIPKHKGTNHLQGELKAKISKLKAQLEGAKKPSGAKHAAPDHIPREGAGQFVLFGPPNGGKSSIIGALTNAHVEITEWPFATRKPSPGMARWENVKLQLIDTPSIAPEYCESYVFNLIRTADAGVLVLSLGDDDLLERYEYVIHRVHEGKVRLAGLVAPDPRFPTALEKKTLIAATGMDLPDAATRLDLLRDTIGNRAAIVPIAIPTRAGLDDFLARAFALLELMRVYTKAPGQKPDLEDPILLPHQAMVADAARAIHKDIAERLQFARIWSRVKPALDGTRVPADHHVEDGDILEFHF